The DNA sequence GTTTGCCGCCATCGCCTCACGCAGATTGGCCACCAGCTTGTCCATCGCAGCCTTGTTTTCCGGCGGGAAGTAGCGATCGACGAACACTTTGCCGATTGCTTCGCCCAACGTGCCCTGAGTGGCCATCACAGCCCGCTTCCAGCGTTCGCGCTGTTCTGGCTGACCGCGCAGGGCGGTGCCGTAGAACGCAAAGTTCGCATCATCGATTTCCTTGGGCAGGACACTGCCGAAGTCGGACAGGAAATGGGCGGTGAGATAGGCTTTCCAGGTGTCGATCGGTGTCTCGCTGGCAATCTTGAATATCGCAGGGAAACCGCCACCAAGCTTGGTGGCGTCTTCAGCGGAGATGCCTGCGGCGTCCAGTTCTTCCTGGGTCGGGGGAACTTCTGCGACGAGGAATTCCTTTTCGCCGCCGATCCCCATTGTATCCAGGGTGCGGGCAACCGGGAAGTCGCCGGCCATGGCGACCAGGTCATCCTTGCTCACCTTGTTGTAGGTGATGTCAGGATTGCGCGCGAGGGCGCGGTCCCAGTCGGCCTTGGCGATTTCGGTTTCGAGATCCAGCACTTTCTGGGCTTCGCCAGCGGCATCTTCATATCCGGCCTGTTCCAGCATGAAGGTCAGCAGGTCCAGATATTTGGCGCGCAGCTCGACCGACTTGTCATCTGTCTTCAGATAATAGTCGCGGTCCGGCAGGCCGAGGCCGCCGATGCTCATCTGGAAGATGTTCGTGTCCGGGTCCTTGTCATCGGCAAAGACAAAGCCGTTGATGGGGGAGCTGAAGCCCGGGGTGGCGAACAGATCTGCAAGATCGTCCTGCGACTGAACCGCATTGATCAGGTCGAGATAAGGCTGTGCCGGCGCAAGGCCTGCCGCATTGATGGCATCGGTATCGAGGAAGGCATTGTAGAAAGCGCCGATCTTGCCTTCCGGCGTGTCGATGGCCGGCTTTTCGGCGGCGAGGTCGTCGATGATCTTGCGGACGCGCTGTTCGGACTTCTCTGCCAGAAGGTCAAACGAGCCATAACGCGAGCGGTCAGAGGGGATCACGAAGGTATCCAGCCACTTCCCGTTGGCCCAGGCGTAGAAGTTGTCGCCGGGCGAGACGTTCGGGTCCTGTACGCTGAGGTCGATGCCCCAGCTGCCCCAGTAATCCGGCGCCGAGAGAAGGAGGCCTTCACTCGTTTCAAACTTGCCGTCGGCATTGGCGAC is a window from the uncultured Hyphomonas sp. genome containing:
- a CDS encoding M13 family metallopeptidase, which codes for MKHLLIGTAAIALLAGCTPKTSAPADSDKVALTETTPPVANADGKFETSEGLLLSAPDYWGSWGIDLSVQDPNVSPGDNFYAWANGKWLDTFVIPSDRSRYGSFDLLAEKSEQRVRKIIDDLAAEKPAIDTPEGKIGAFYNAFLDTDAINAAGLAPAQPYLDLINAVQSQDDLADLFATPGFSSPINGFVFADDKDPDTNIFQMSIGGLGLPDRDYYLKTDDKSVELRAKYLDLLTFMLEQAGYEDAAGEAQKVLDLETEIAKADWDRALARNPDITYNKVSKDDLVAMAGDFPVARTLDTMGIGGEKEFLVAEVPPTQEELDAAGISAEDATKLGGGFPAIFKIASETPIDTWKAYLTAHFLSDFGSVLPKEIDDANFAFYGTALRGQPEQRERWKRAVMATQGTLGEAIGKVFVDRYFPPENKAAMDKLVANLREAMAANLKDLGWMSEATKEKAEAKLNAFTPKIGFPDKFETYDTLIIGNSALDNAIASQDWQTQDNLADLGKPVDRTRWFMTPQTINAYYNPPFNEIVFPAAILQPPFFNMSADPAVNYGAIGGVIGHEMSHGFDDQGAKYDGQGVLKNWWTEEDLAAFRELGDALARQYSAYCPLDDGQTCVNGRLTLGENIGDLGGLSLAYRAYQMSLDGKEAPVIDGLTGDQRFFMAWAQVWRAKYRDEAVRQQMLSDPHSPPVYRVNGIVRNMDKWYEAFDIQPGDALYLPPEERIHIW